From Amyelois transitella isolate CPQ chromosome 2, ilAmyTran1.1, whole genome shotgun sequence:
GCGTGTCGCACTCCAGTCGGCCTTTCAGAAGCCGTAGAATGAAttttacctaaaataaaaagaatgttCGGATACTGTACgtgatttgttaattgtataCTTTTggagatttataaataatatttgcgtACACAATACATAATGGAGACTCCAAACTGTTGTAAATATTGAGCGTGTTACCTTTCTAACCGGTATAACTCCTTTCTGGTGAACATCGACAATATTCCACGTGTTTTGGAAGTTCCGTATATCAGCGTACGACAACAGAGCGTCTTCTtcgtttgaataaaataatgaaaagttcTCCATGATAATAGCTGTAACAATAAGTGTGAATTACTTTAATTGTTTACTTAATTACCTTACCTAATTAcaatcatatttaaaaaggctACACGATTTTGTTGAAGTATTAGTAATAGATTCATCCATTCACCCGGACGGACCCTGAGCGCCTTTCCAAAAAGATGAGGTGAGACTCAACCGGAACCAATATTGTTACATGCagtacattttattaacttgCACTTTCGACTCAATACAGCTGGTGCAGCAGTTCCCCAGACATAACATCGCTGAAAGATCTTCGCTGTGTGAAGGCTGGAACAAGACTCTCGTTCTCATCTGGGCgtattcccagttgcaccctccgccaTTAAGCGTCAGAGCTTGAAATCCGCTCAACCGGAACAAGactaaacatttaaaattcagCTAGCGCCATCCGTATAATGATTTACATAATCACGTACCCACTAGCAAGTTGAGCACGATGTACGTGATGATGACGTAGAAGGTGCAGAAGTAAGCCAGCGACGCGGTGAAGTTCCCGCAGTCGGTCTCCCAGTAGTTGTCGGCGGGCGTGCAGTACGGCGGCGCCACCATGCAGTCGTGCATGATCTTGTTCCAGTCCTCGCCCGTCACGATGCGGAACAGCATCGCCACGCTGTGGATCGGCGAGTTGAAGTTCGCGCGTCTGGAATGTTAAGGCACAGATTGGCTGTTTGCGATCGTCAACAAGATATAGGTATACCTTCGTTCTCTTTTACCACTCCGTTTAATCTTAAATgaaagagagagaagataATGCATGGGCCTTGTCAACGTTCAGGaatagtaaatattaatctacactaatattataaagagaaaaattttgtacgttttcgatattaaaaattctttcgaAAGCTAAGCGAAAGATATTTGGGTTTTTCGGACCCAAGGtggaaaaaaatcaaccagaaaagttacttattttgcgtaccctgccttaactataaaaaagaaaaccataaaattttctaattaattgtagatattataaatatctaaagtCCGCGACACATTATCTATCTATGTCGAATGTATGATTATGAGGCACAACCaccatttttttgttttaaacatcTTAAATGTTTTTGGACTACATTTAAACGCTATTTTAttcatgctattaatccttatcaaaacaAATGATTACATCactaagtacagtttatgtagataaattaatttactggGTAGGCTTTTTGCAGCAATAACGGACATccacgcgggcggagccgcgggcgaCAGCTAGTGTACCAAtaaaataggctatttgacactATTGAAAATATGCTACGAATTGTGGTAATCctattagataataatatagaacgtgttttactttcatttgTACTAAAATAAGCATATTTTTGGCGATTTatcgttttaaaaatacaataatttttaaatacttttgaaaGACCGAAACGCTCTGTGATTGGTGACAACTCCGGTGACGTCACACGCAAGGAAACGTCAACTCCTCCTGTGTAGTTTGTGggttattaatgttttatccCAGATATTGAGCTATTTCGTGACAGTGAACTATTTCAGcttcattttattactttagtgAAATAGTGAAATAAATTCCTGTTGTTTGTATTCAAAATGGACAAAAATTTTGTGCGTGCCGATAACACAAACCTACCTGAGATTGATGCATTTTTGGTTGCACTTTTCTTCAAAAACAACGCGGATTATTATGGTGCAGAACTTAAGAATGTAAAAACAGctgtgtaagtattttaaagaaattatttatttagaaatcttTATGCCATTTCACGCAAAACTTTcgcagaattttattttataggttatgttttatttgttttattgtttgctaTAACTCAAATATTGCCAGCatacttacatcaaaatgatcttcacacataaaaacatttgaatgCGATAAAATACTCTTTTGATCTCTTCGAGCCAACTGCAACCACTTCTTTCGTCTTATTGGATTCGTTGGAACAGATCAAACACTTTTTGCGGAGTTTTTATTGAAGTATTTGTACTTTGTGGTACTACACACcatttacaaacaattttgtttgataaattgagagaaatataatcaaaatcaTCAGTTTGCTtgcgtgtgacgtcacacagcGTCCGCCATTACTATGAGAGCGTTTTTGGCGcgctttttaaatttcaacctATACCTGCCAATTCCCTCGCCATACTTCACGTTTCCAAACACGATAGTCCCAGCGAGGGCGTAGAAAAAGACGAGTAAGAACATTCCGAATATGATGAAGAAACTCTTGCAGACGCTGACCCCGACCGTCAGCATCAACATCTTGAGCGTGGTGTGCTTGCCCGTGATCGTGAAGAAGCGGAGAATCACCACCATGAACCCCACGAAATATGAAAGGTCGTTCTGAAACAAATTAGTAcagcattattattttagaatagTGTTAGTGTTTCTGCCTCTTAGCCACGTGTCCCGGGTTAGATCTGTCATCCTGACGAAAAATAACCTTTTCATTGACGAACGaacaaaaatgaacataagCCAGGTGTGACTGTGATCACGAGATTTGTATTAGATCACGGTCATACAACTACATGTATGAAAGTGCAAATTTCTTCACGATTTTTTCTTTGCCATGAGAGCATCGGTtactaatcaaactaatgtgcgtaatttattatagaattattGGTGCAAGTACTCTTTTTAGACTGTCCGTCTCGCTGAAATCTCAACATGTATGTCGCCGATGAGTGCTGATGTCAGCGCTAGTTGTTATGTGCAACTACATTGAACTGGCCACGCCGCCTTCGCCGGGCCCCGGGACAGGCCAGGTACCTTGAGTATGAAGTGCATGAATATCCAGATGCAGCCGGCCACAGTGACGAGCAGGTCGTATCTGTTGCGGCGGCTCTGCCAGTAGCCGCGCGGCGTGAACGCGATCGTCTTCAGCAGCACTTCCACCACGAACACCAGAGTTAGCAGCGCCGATGTCAGCGCTAGTTGCTCCGTGTACTGGGAGTAGCGGGACCACTGTAAAGTTAAACATCGTCAACAACATCGCCCACCATAAAATGACAATGATCGTTTACGGAAAATTACGGGAAACTCTCTCTTCTTTATGCACCCGTAGACCACCTAcactaatttttcaatttttaaaccTAGATTTTTGGGTTGAATGTGCATTGGTATGTGAGTGTCTTCTTAGAAAAGATTTTACAAGACATTAGTACAAAATCTTTTCTTATATGTAATTGTGTAATTCTTATActtatgtaaatgtaaaaaaagaattaagtaatatttgtaaaaataataaaatacaaaatattgccAACTTAATCATGCTAGGTATGTCAAGTACCAGTTATGGGCTGTTTTAGTATAGCTTAAGGTTTGATTTCGATCGCTGAAAATTCCATCGCCTTGTAACTCACCGTGACTGCAAGTAGCGCGCTGTTGATGAGCACGACGATCGCGATGACTCGCTTGAAGCTCAGGTTCTGCGTGACGTCATACGCGAACGCGCGTACTTTGCGTTTATTGGGCCGCGGCGGGAGGTGTAGCGGCTGAGCTATCTTCAACCGCTTCTTCAGGTCACACCTTTACAAAATACCAATACGTTAGTTGGAGGCGAGGATGCAACCCGCCGAGAATAACAAACTATGACTGTAGGCTgtaggtttaaaaaataaaaatctgttttGCTCTGTAACTTAAAACTTGTATTCTTATATAATTACGTTTCTTCCGCTTGGTTacttttttgcaataaaaagtagcctttgcTCTTTCTCAGTGTCAACTCTATCTCTgtatcatttataatttaagcaAGGATGTACCATTGGAACTTAAAACACTCTTAGAAATAAGATGGGGACGTGGCCAGTGTGCCATAGTTAATACTCACGAGTCTTAACTGGGCGTAGTAAAACCGAAACTGAGTGAGAGTCATAAGGTCCCACGAAAAGCACAATCGCTAAAGTGTAATTCTTTATTACAAACATCATATAATTGACGATATGATCATTAATCTGTATCAATGATGTTATATGAGAGTTATCTGAATTATTCCTTTCTGATTCCGAGAAACACGTTCTGATTGGTTGTTTTTGTGTAAGTACGTAAAATGTTACTGTGTGAGTTTGGCGACCGAGGTGTGATATAAATTACCACTATCATAAGTGTTACAATTCTGTGTGTCTTACCATCTCCTCTGGTCGACGGTCAACAGAGCAGTGCCCTTGTTCTCGGAATAGTTCGCGATCACGACACCCACAAATAACGTCAGGCCGATCATGCAGCCTAAGAATATATACACGTGTATATATATAGCGTGCACCTGTAACAAACGCGACAGACCAACATAAGAACATTTATGTCTTCGTTAACAATTAGCTTTCATCTGCGGCTCTGCCTCGTGAAAAGTACGTAAACCCAATTTCAATATCAAAATTTCGTGGAGAACGGTGAGTTATAATTGTGAAGGGATTACAAACTTATTTGCACATTCAAAACATTACCATAAAAGTGATTGAATAATGCGATAAGCCTGCCATCCGCGCGATTACTAGTCAATTTCGTCGACTAATTtcagatttttaattaaactttgatGTTAGTAAATGACTATTCGAAAACTGAAAGGAGTCATTGCCCTGGTTTAAGGTCGGGATTACTCCCGAAGAATACTACTTACCGGTCCCAGCGCTTTTATAAGGACGTCACGAACATCCAGCCAACCTTTAAACGAAAGCACTTCGAATAGTGTCAGCAAAGCATCGCCGATGTTGTCAAAGTTGAATCTTTTCGGATTTGCcctgaaataacaaaaatatattatagtgATCTAGTAATGCAGTTGCAAAGGtaagaaatgttttaaaatggaACAAACAAAGTGGAAAAAACGATAAGCGCAGAACACGTCACACAAGCAGAGAATTCAAATGCATGATCAGATTTTTCGGAACTTAAAAAATACGGATCTGGGGGAAATAttggatataaataaaaaaaaacataggatTACAAAggatatattatttcaaaaatttaacacTTCAAGCAAAGATTCAAGTTATGAGAGGATTGTAAATGAGATATCTCACTCAAAGCATAATGTGGCAACACTAGACCAATAGACTTACCATACTCTAGGCACCAGCATAGACGGGAAGGTCTCGTTGGGCCCGGGCCGCAGCTTCATCTTGGTGACGAACACTCGCCGCATGAACACGCCCACGCAGTCTTCACGCCGCTTTATTGTAGGATCATTACAGCGCGCCAACCTTTTCCAAAAACATAATCCATTAAAAATTCGGGCCTAAACACAGAACCCATATATAGGCTGCTGAAGTTTTGAAAtacctttttaatattaacaaaaatataaaactcacCTTCCGCCATACAGCTGTACGCCATAGCTCGCAAACACGAACATAAGCAGGATGAGTAATGTTGATACCTGTTTACAAAAAGAGTACTAtgctttacaaataataatgtaattgttTCTCTCTTCAATGATGAGCAAAAGTTTCAAGTCCGAAGGCGAACCCCGGTCTTCGAAGCATTTGTGGTGGTACGTGTAACACGTAAAAATGAGAGATGATCAAAAGTAAAAACCGCCAAAAAACTGTGgtatgaatgttttttttttaagtggaGGGAGCGTCCTCACCAACAAGATCTCCTTGAAGCCGCGACACAGCTCGTAGACGACCTTGCGCATGTGCGGCACGAGCGTGAAGATCCGCAGCGGCCGCACGCAGCGCAGGATCATCAGCATCTGCGCCGGGGAGCCCGGCGGCACGCGCACCGGCATCCAGCACAGGAACGTCAGCGATACCTGCAATTTCACTCCTTGTCAATATGCTATTTTTTCGCTGTGGTAAACGCACGGTTATCAATTTTGTATAGACCTATATCGCACCGTGGTTACATCCATTTTTGTGGCGTACAGATTATAGTCTGGTGATAAAAATAGCGCCGTGAGCGATAGACTGCCCGTTAGTTGtacgttattatttaaaggaaaaaaagtacaaaattgCAGGTCTTAACAAACAACCGTAGCACCATATTTCGCTGGAATATCTTAGTTTCTAAACAAAACTTACTATGTAAATAAACACGTCGAGAACTGCAGCGGCATCTTTAAGATATGCTTTGGGAGTGAAGAAAAGTCCGTCTGCTAATATCTTCAGCGCCAGTTCCAGGCTCATAAATATAACGAAGCCATATTCCGCTatctaaaatcaaaaaaatatttatttgaatggtTAATGTAACAATGGTTAAATACTTATAgccaaacttaaaaaaaaaagcagttgaaatatattattttgaccatttcaatattttagtatacattaatctatactaatattataaagctgaagagtttgtttgtctgtttaaacgcgctaatctcaggaactactggttcgaattgaaatttttttgtgttgaatagactatttatcgaggaaggcttaaggctatataacatcacgctgcaactataaggaacgaagaaataatggaaaatgtgaaaaaaatggggaaaattattcatccttgagggcttcaatgatgcccaaaataactattccacgcggacgagtcgcgggcacaactagtGTTATTTATAcgcataaataaatcaaactaACCTGCAAAACAAAGTTCTCCATAACTCTATACGTAGGTGTTTCAAACATCATTGAAAAGCAGGATAGGGTGGTAACCATGATCATAACCCAATCCATGTACGTCACTAGACCGAGGAAATTACTggaaaacaaacaaagcaataaataattcaaattggGACAGCAAAAATAATCGTTtagttcatttattattatagctaTACATTGTGTGGGAGATAATCTTCTAAATCAAAGGAAAATCAGGACATTTCAAAAAAGGTTAGATGgaccttttttaataaaccgATGAAACATGGTTATATTTATGGGAAACACGCAATTGGTGCTGAAATAATTTGGAATCATTCACCAAAATTTtcagaataataatatgttaaaaagAAGGTAACTGATAAATGTGAATCGAgttaagttattaaatatCGAGTAAACCATTTTGTGACTTACTGGAAGCTCTTGTAATGCACTTTCCGCTCGTTCCCCGTGACGGGGTCCCTGAGCCTCGCATCGTACCGCGCGTCGACGATGGCGCGACAAATCTTGCGGAAGCGAGACTCGCGCGGGACTATCAGCAGCGGCGTGTCGAACAACGGGTGGTTCTCGCGAAGATCCTCTTCTCGTTGGTTCCTGAAAATGGAAATTGattaatttgtaaacattTCTTGCTGAAACGACCAACTCGGTACACTCTCTAAGCGACGTCGGCACGTTCCTTCGCGAGAACCACGCGTTGTTCGGCAACTACGGGTGGTTCTCGCGAAGGTCCTCTTTTCATTCGTCTTTAGCAATGGAAAGAAAATTGAttgttgtttaaatattttgtgtgaaagatAGACTCGCTCGGGACTATCAGCAGCGGCGTGTCGAACAAGGAGTGGTTCTCGCAAATGTCCTCTTCTCATTGGTACCTAACAATACTAAATGTACTGAGAATATGTTCATTTCTATACATTAACAGTCAATCAAAGGACATTATCAAGGTACAACATTAAACATAGGTAAACATAATCGCTAGTTACCTTCTCATCTCGGCTTGCTGTCGTTTTGCCTGCAGCAATCTTATATCCAGATAAGGCGGTCTGGCTCGCGACGACGGCACCACACGCGACGCCGCGCCGATGTCGCCGTTCTCAAGTAAATGTTCGTAGGTCTGCTTCAGTTTGATGGAGCCGCTGCGCACAGACCGCCGTATTGAGCGAGACCCGAATCTGtgaagatattttttgttagatGCGGTAGTGTTTCATATGTAACTGGTAGTTTGAAAGTCTCGTCTgtctctgtgccaaatataATCAAGAATCGATTAAGTAGGATTTGTgctgtttttattgtaaacataaatttctatttataatattaattaataattaatgtagATAGTATGAGacatcctattttttttaatatttattttatgggttaaataggtacatacttcTTCTGATCAACCCGAAGCTGCTTCGCGCTGGAAATGGTCCCTTGGGGCTTTAGGCCAGATTTTCCGCCGGTCGCTAACATAGCAGAGTCACCTAATAGAGGACGGTGATTGTTAGAATCCctgtaaaaattcaaaatgataATTTGGTATGCACTGACAAAAGCAATATGGTAATGTAATtgaatcaaaaaaataaaaattaaaaggcagtggttaatgaaaataaaataaacctgAACACCGAAGGATATCAGCcgtaataaatattacctgaaaaataaacaaaagtaaaataatgaaaaataagcaaataaaGTAGTAGTAAAACATCAAATCCTCATATTTTCAAAGGTGTAACATTTCCTCCATATAAGTTCTTTAAGGTGCCGAAAATTTAGCATTTCTATGAGTATACTCACTCGATGATACAGCTAACAACATGTCTCCGCAGCGCCGAGCTCGGCCTTTGCGAAGGCGGAGCCACTACCAATGTCTTGACGAGACATCTCTTTCTGTACGGGAACGATATCTCTGGTTGGCCGACATTGTCGATGGCTCTCCTCTCGGCTTGAGGCGCCCTCACCGCCGCGGAGGAGGCGCCGGCGCCGACCACCCCGGCAGCGACGCCTAATTCTTCTTCCACGTCTTCGCATACGAATTGACGCATGAAAGATTCGCGCACCTGTTCAATacattcaatttaatattaattcatacggctttttcctatttattttcattacatagaaataatatttcggTAAAGTAATTATCATTGTTAAAACTTTGAGTGAGGTCGCATACCTTTGGCAGATTAAAATCGCCGGGAACTTTGTGTAACTTGGTCATCTGCGGACTGTCGGGAAACTTCTCGAATATCCTCAAGCGAAAAGGCAGACTCTCTTTAATCTCTGCACTCTGCTGACGGTACCTTAAttgtttcagttttttaatGTCTTCGTCCAGTTCTAAATTGTCGAGAATTACCGCTACAAAAAGCGATAACACAATCTGAAAACGATTTTTAGATTTCATTTTGATGCAATGGTCCAATAAGATTTGCCAATCGCAATATGTTTTAATGTCAAAAACTGGCGTTCTGGTTTGCATTTGATTATACTTAGTTTCTTCATTGTTAGTGAACTTACCAATGTGACAAAGAGGTGATACAGGATAAAATACATGGCTACAAGTGGTGTGAGTGTTTGGCTTGTTCTCACCATAGTTTCATCCATTACTTCAACCCAGGCTTCTTGAgtcaatatttgaaacatAGACATAAATGcctgaaatttaaattcgagttagaaaataaactaaaagaagtgtactataaatttttaatgtatattacTATTGTTTTACTTACCTCTGGAAATGTTTCGAATTTTGTAAACTcgcaaagaaaacaaaataattgcaTCGATATAGAAGAACTGATGATTAGTAAGCACAtggtaaaaattataaggctGCCGAGCTTCTTTCCAGGACCGAAAATTTTATAGACAAATCCTTCCAACAATGGTGAGGCTTTTATTAATCGGACAATACGTAAAACctgtaaaatattgttaaattatttgcggttgattcataaaatatatttttttaattaaacgttAAACAAAGAAATGTTCTTAAAATACTTTACAGATCAATCTGTTACCTGAAAATACGTAAACACGGACATGTAGAGCTGAGGAATTATATGAATGGTAGTCCCAATAACTaaaagtaattcaaatttgtgAACAGAGTGTTTGAAGTAGCCTTTTAGTCCTAAACACCAAATCTTAATAAGTGCTTCTAGATCAAAGAAAATTGTGAATGCAATCTGAAAATAAACGTTAAGTTACAGCATCAGTGTTAGATTTTGATTAACTGCTTCCATATTGAGTGATGGTATTGcagaacaaaaaagaacacCCTCATCTATAgataagaaaagaaacaacccgtttgtataaaattaccaTCATGTAAGAAaatgccatttttttttatttatatgaatttatatgtAGTTACCATTTTGTAAAAGGGCAGCTTTATCATATAGTGGGAGGAGTACGCATTTAAAGTTTCATTCATTTACATTCTTATTCCACTAATTACCACTACAGTGGATAGTAAAATGAAGGGCAACACTTACTTCAATGTAATAATACTTTTCATAAAAGAATTCCCGGGGATTGTCGTCGTGTTTAAAGTTCATTGTAGCTGTTATAACACCATTGGCTAGAACTACGCCCATTACCAGCAGGCGGAAATATGCTGATCGCAACATCTTATGCAATATCTCAGGTGCACTtcctataatataaaacaaagtacaATTAACaagagtgtttttttttttcttgttgttcgtcttcaaaatattatattaccagaatgtttgttttcatcaatagtgacaagtttcCAGCCATTATCGTCACCAGTAAAAAATTGTGTAGTGCTCCCCTTAGTAATAGGGTTCCTTACACCCCACATTTGCTGAAACTGAACTCTGATTTCGTTGAATGTTTCTGTTATCACAGCTATGAACACATTCTTCACCAACCAAGCCAGAAAGAATATCATAgtgctgaaaaataaaattatacaagatgcataaaataacttatacatattttagtaTTCTTCATAAGTACATTACAAAGAACATTACATCTTATAGGAAGTAtagaaaaaagttattaatttattcactaCAGAAGGCAAAAGGAGAACAAAGAAGatataatcagtttaaaagtacTATATTGTgggacataaaataaaaatatttgacaataaaattaaaatatatttataaagaaggttgcctacacaTCTTACCTGAAATATAAAGCAGATCTCCAAGTAGGCAAAGAATCAATAGCcctatacataataaatacccAGCCCTCTTGGGATGATGCTTGGTAGACAGTGAATAAGCTAGTAGCTGCAAAATATTACCAATcattacctatatttattgcaGAAGGATTATTCATAGTCTTAAACCTGTATTTAGTATGTGCTGAAATGGGCATGTAAAGGAACACCAAAGTTGGGCATAATTCCTTAGCGCCCTTCTTCACAACCCGGAAGGCCTATCAAAGCGCGCGCACGCGCCCCGGATCTCACCTTTGGGCTACCAGCATTActacttgctggatctcgtTTCTATAGCTAAACCCAAGACCTTGTAAAACTAGttcaaataaagtttttcttaattcttataaattttttaatcatctcTCATTTTTCTTACCTGCGGCGTGTTACTAAAACGccacaatatatatttttcgctCTTTTGTGTgttatttgcaaaatttttcattattcaaaatctttctttttcgatttgaAAACATTGTTATATCTTTTACTCACCAAATTCTTCAAAACCATTAAACCCCATTATGTACTTGGACAAATTTAACTTCATACATTTCATGCCTGCAGGACACTGATAACCGGAGTCAGGGTCAGGCGAACAGAATGTGTCAGGTATGGCTAGTGAATTGATTGTCACCTCACTGAAATccagttattattaaattgggGTACTgtagtaatttaaatttataaattaatattcagtaaaaatttaataaactaaggaatataaaatattagcaTGTAACAAGTTTTTTGGACAGCATTTAgaaataacatattaaaatgtaatattatttacaatagaGTTAGAGACATTGTTGCTTGATtcaaacaataaagaaaaaacataatacattataatcTTACTCTGGTTTTGTATCATTTTTGACACAATGGTGTGTTAATTCTCCAAAAAATTGGACTCCAAGTAAACTATACAGTGACATGAAGAATAGGAAGAATAAagtaacattatatatttgttgacTTGATCTCCTGCAaggttaaaataacaattaagtaATATGCAGtttcacataataaaaataataatcaagtaTAAATCtaactacatatttaaaacataaataaaatcataaactaTATCTCACTTGAAAATTTGATTGATCCTGGATTTTGGCATGGAAAATTTGAGGAAAACTCTCAAAAATCTAATCATAATAAGAGGACGTGGAGCTCTTAGTATACTCAAATAACTGTATCTTGGCACAATTCCGGTTAATTCAAACATTTGCAATAAGACTGAGACCCACAAGAAAAACACCATAGAAGCATCAAATTGGCACCAATGATCTTTCAAATATGCAACATCACCctgaaaacataattattttagttagGGAAAAATAGTAAATTACTACTAGCATAATTTAAAGTACtcaatcaaatttttaaaatattttcaactaATTTGTGCAGTGGAATAAGCAATATTACCTTCAGTATACCTCTAATATGCATTTTGGCAATCATTTCAGCTGTGAATAATAAGGTCACACAGCAGTCTACAGCAAATGTAACAGTTTGAAGGTAAGGATACTTTTCAAAAGACTTGGGTGTATTAAGTGAAACTGACATCAAACTCATAAGAGCACATGAACGCAGGATCCTTCTTACCCAGAGCTAAAAATAAGACACATTAATTTGGTAGCTGTAGTAATAGTCAGAGAAATATTTtcctattaataaatacaaaaaactgATGCTGAAATCTGAaattgtatttacatacatacctacatgtaatcacgtctatatcccttgt
This genomic window contains:
- the LOC106137045 gene encoding sodium leak channel NALCN, coding for MLGRKQSLKGEPVLADYGPEESLNESADIEWVNKLWVRRILRSCALMSLMSVSLNTPKSFEKYPYLQTVTFAVDCCVTLLFTAEMIAKMHIRGILKGDVAYLKDHWCQFDASMVFFLWVSVLLQMFELTGIVPRYSYLSILRAPRPLIMIRFLRVFLKFSMPKSRINQIFKRSSQQIYNVTLFFLFFMSLYSLLGVQFFGELTHHCVKNDTKPDEVTINSLAIPDTFCSPDPDSGYQCPAGMKCMKLNLSKYIMGFNGFEEFATSLFTVYQASSQEGWVFIMYRAIDSLPTWRSALYFSTMIFFLAWLVKNVFIAVITETFNEIRVQFQQMWGVRNPITKGSTTQFFTGDDNGWKLVTIDENKHSGSAPEILHKMLRSAYFRLLVMGVVLANGVITATMNFKHDDNPREFFYEKYYYIEIAFTIFFDLEALIKIWCLGLKGYFKHSVHKFELLLVIGTTIHIIPQLYMSVFTYFQVLRIVRLIKASPLLEGFVYKIFGPGKKLGSLIIFTMCLLIISSSISMQLFCFLCEFTKFETFPEAFMSMFQILTQEAWVEVMDETMVRTSQTLTPLVAMYFILYHLFVTLIVLSLFVAVILDNLELDEDIKKLKQLRYRQQSAEIKESLPFRLRIFEKFPDSPQMTKLHKVPGDFNLPKVRESFMRQFVCEDVEEELGVAAGVVGAGASSAAVRAPQAERRAIDNVGQPEISFPYRKRCLVKTLVVAPPSQRPSSALRRHVVSCIIEDSNNHRPLLGDSAMLATGGKSGLKPQGTISSAKQLRVDQKKFGSRSIRRSVRSGSIKLKQTYEHLLENGDIGAASRVVPSSRARPPYLDIRLLQAKRQQAEMRRNQREEDLRENHPLFDTPLLIVPRESRFRKICRAIVDARYDARLRDPVTGNERKVHYKSFHNFLGLVTYMDWVMIMVTTLSCFSMMFETPTYRVMENFVLQIAEYGFVIFMSLELALKILADGLFFTPKAYLKDAAAVLDVFIYIVSLTFLCWMPVRVPPGSPAQMLMILRCVRPLRIFTLVPHMRKVVYELCRGFKEILLVSTLLILLMFVFASYGVQLYGGRLARCNDPTIKRREDCVGVFMRRVFVTKMKLRPGPNETFPSMLVPRVWANPKRFNFDNIGDALLTLFEVLSFKGWLDVRDVLIKALGPVHAIYIHVYIFLGCMIGLTLFVGVVIANYSENKGTALLTVDQRRWCDLKKRLKIAQPLHLPPRPNKRKVRAFAYDVTQNLSFKRVIAIVVLINSALLAVTWSRYSQYTEQLALTSALLTLVFVVEVLLKTIAFTPRGYWQSRRNRYDLLVTVAGCIWIFMHFILKNDLSYFVGFMVVILRFFTITGKHTTLKMLMLTVGVSVCKSFFIIFGMFLLVFFYALAGTIVFGNVKYGEGIGRRANFNSPIHSVAMLFRIVTGEDWNKIMHDCMVAPPYCTPADNYWETDCGNFTASLAYFCTFYVIITYIVLNLLVAIIMENFSLFYSNEEDALLSYADIRNFQNTWNIVDVHQKGVIPVRKVKFILRLLKGRLECDTHKERLLFKYMCYELERLHNGEDVTFHDVINMLSYRTVDIRKSLQMEELLAREEFEFLIEEEVAKQTIRTWLEGCLKKIRANSSKQQTSLIAGLRKTNEQAIDMGNEKTDKEKIEAEVQAAIANIGRAEITESTSQPVISTIASSDTQIKRSSTKGPFKRPGLPSVTIPRPESPVNVNKKYLQPTLSDPHPALNKKSTTTASHRSKGACGANSSAAREPALKDLLGWWADQLPRHSHPHTD